From the genome of Seriola aureovittata isolate HTS-2021-v1 ecotype China chromosome 6, ASM2101889v1, whole genome shotgun sequence, one region includes:
- the ttr gene encoding transthyretin codes for MLHPLSCLLLASAVLLCYTAPTEKHGGSDTKCPLMVKILDAVKGTPAGSVPLKVSQRATDGGWTQIANGVTDATGEIHNLITEEQFPPGVYRVEFDTKAYWKSEGSTPFHEVADVVFEAHAEGHRHYTLALLLSPYSYTTTAVVTDAHQ; via the exons ATGCTTCACCCACTGTCCTGTCTGCTCCTAGcctctgctgtgctgctctgctACACCGCCCCCAcg gagaaacatGGGGGCTCAGACACTAAGTGTCCTCTGATGGTGAAGATCCTGGATGCAGTAAAAGGGACTCCAGCTGGATCAGTGCCTCTCAAGGTGTCTCAGAGGGCGACTGATGGGGGATGGACGCAGATTGCTAATGG AGTGACGGACGCTACTGGAGAGATCCATAATCTGATCACAGAGGAGCAGTTTCCACCAGGGGTGTATCGTGTTGAGTTTGATACCAAAGCTTACTGGAAGAGCGAGGGGAGCACACCGTTCCATGAAGTAGCTGAT gtggTATTTGAGGCCCATGCTGAAGGACATCGTCACTATACCTTGGCCTTGCTCCTCAGCCCATACTCCTACACCACAACAGCCGTGGTCACCGATGCACACCAGTGA